The genomic segment AAGCGGAATAGGCTTTTTCAAGCTATGAACTTACAGAGGCAAAAGCTGGCAACATCGGGCTTGCAGTGAACGGGATGCAAGTGCATCGCGAACTCTTCAGGCTGCTCTTTTGCTATCCGCCAGGGGGGCGTTCTTCCGATTGATGGCCGACGCCTGGTTGCACAGGGAAAAGCTCATGGAAACTGCAGTGACTCCGGTTTCGAATGCCGTCTGTCTGCGGCGCAACCGCTGGCTGTTCGTGTTAGCTGTATTGTGGATTGGCGCCGTCCTGGCGGGTTTATGCGTGCTGTCCAATTACGCTGGCACGCCTGGTTCGGCAGGAAATCCTCCCAAACAGTGGCCCACCGATACCGCTCTCCAACTCAATCCCCACGGCGCCACACTGGTCATGTTCGTCCATCCGCATTGCCCGTGCTCCCGGGCCAGTTTATCGGAACTGGATCGTATGGTGGCGCATTGTGAGGGTTCGGTGACACCCTGGATCGTGTTTTACAAGCCGGCCGACATGCCGCCGGGTTGGGAGCAAAGCGATTTGTGGCGCAGCGCCGCCGCCATTCCCACCGCGCACGTGATTAGCGACCCTAACGGCGTCGAAGCCGGCCGCTTTCATGCTTTTACCTCCGGGCAAACAGTCTTGTACGACGCTCAAGGACAACTTTTATTCAGCGGCGGAATTACCGGAGCGCGCGGTCACGAGGGCGACAACGCCGGCGAAACCGCCCTGGAAGAACTTGCAAATCACGGCGCTTCGGGCTGCCGCGAATCGCCGGTGTTTGGATGCCCGATTATCAATCCACCTGCCTCGCGGTGACCGTTTTCTAGTGAGCCTGCCCATGAGTTCGATGACGACACCAAGAACATTGGACCCCGCCATCCAGCAGCGGGCCGCTGAGCTTTTCACGCAGCACCAGCGGCAGATTTACGTGCGGACCGACCGCTTGTTTGCCGCGCTGATGATGTTGCAATGGCTGGCCGGCATAGCCGCCGCCTTTTGGCTGTCGCCACGGACTTGGACTGGACCGATAAGCCAAACGCACCTTCACGTGTGGGCCGCGGTTGTATTAGGCGGCGCCATTACTGGCGTGCCAGTTCTGATGGTGTTTAGCTTTCCCGGCGCAGCCGTCACGCGGCAAGCAATTGCCATTGGACAAATGCTAACCTCAGCATTATTGATCCACCTTACCGGCGGCCGCATTGAAACACACTTCCACGTGTTCGGATCGTTGGCTTTTTTGGCCGTGTACCGCGATTGGCGAGTGTTGGTGACCGCTACCATTGTCGTCGCAACCGACCACCTGTTGCGCGGAATTTTTTGGCCGCAATCGGTGTACGGAGTGCTCAGCGCCTCTTGGTTTCGCACGCTAGAACATGCTAGCTGGGTGCTGTTTGAAGACGTCATCCTGATCTTCGCCATTTATCAAAGCAACCTGGAGATGTGGGAAATCGCGGCTCGCCGGGCAGAACTGGAAGCCACGAATGTGCGCATTGAAAACACCGTCGCGGAACGTACGGCGGAATTACGCGCCCGCGAAACGGAATTAAAACGCGCCAAGCAAATTGCCGAGGCTGCTAGCCGCGCCAAAAGCGAATTCCTGGCAAACATGAGCCACGAAATCCGCACGCCGCTTAACGGCGTCGTGGGCATGACCGAATTGGCTCTCGATACGCAGCTTAATTCCGCCCAACGCGAATATCTGAACACCGTCAAATCGTGCGCCGACTCATTGCTCACTGTCATTAACGACATCCTCGATTTCTCCAAAATCGAGGCCGGAAAGCTGAGCATGGAACAAATCAGCTTCGATCTGCCCGAGCTGCTGGGAAATACTTGCAAAACCTTGGGGCTCCGGGCCCATCAAAAGGGTTTGGAGTTAGCTTGCCGCGTGCCAGCCGACGTGCCGGAGTTCATCGTGGGCGATCCCGGCCGGCTACGGCAAGTCATTGTGAATTTGGTCGGCAACGCCGTCAAATTTACAAAACAGGGCGAGGTCGTCGTACAAGTCGAACTCCGTTCTCGGAACGATCGATCCGTGAACTTGCACTTCACCGTAACGGACACCGGCATCGGTATTTCGCCGGAAAAGCAAAGCATTATTTTCCATGCCTTCGAGCAGGCTGACACTTCCACGACCCGCACCTATGGCGGCAATGGGCTGGGCCTGGCCATTTCGTCCAAGCTCATCGAGCTGATGGGGGGCAAAATTTGGGTCGAGAGCGAA from the Pirellulales bacterium genome contains:
- a CDS encoding ATP-binding protein, with translation MSSMTTPRTLDPAIQQRAAELFTQHQRQIYVRTDRLFAALMMLQWLAGIAAAFWLSPRTWTGPISQTHLHVWAAVVLGGAITGVPVLMVFSFPGAAVTRQAIAIGQMLTSALLIHLTGGRIETHFHVFGSLAFLAVYRDWRVLVTATIVVATDHLLRGIFWPQSVYGVLSASWFRTLEHASWVLFEDVILIFAIYQSNLEMWEIAARRAELEATNVRIENTVAERTAELRARETELKRAKQIAEAASRAKSEFLANMSHEIRTPLNGVVGMTELALDTQLNSAQREYLNTVKSCADSLLTVINDILDFSKIEAGKLSMEQISFDLPELLGNTCKTLGLRAHQKGLELACRVPADVPEFIVGDPGRLRQVIVNLVGNAVKFTKQGEVVVQVELRSRNDRSVNLHFTVTDTGIGISPEKQSIIFHAFEQADTSTTRTYGGNGLGLAISSKLIELMGGKIWVESELGRGSTFHFSADFGISNEAGKQKLYDAQLLKNVRALVVDDNDTN